In the Hyalangium minutum genome, one interval contains:
- a CDS encoding Kelch repeat-containing protein, which translates to MSTRHTLSANDISRVTVTSSAADMPSIVTELVKTNGVWGGVVGNIPAGTGRAFLAQAFGPADTLLYEGHSTGVTIGASEMSLITLTLHESAAEEPYTNEAPLIDSMVASPLVVAPGESVSLMASAHDPNQSDSLEYEWTAPSGIFSAPTQASTTWNAPATLGPVQLALTVIDSHGAATSVSFTVNVSAGQGDVILDVRFNNRPVVTNLSSSQSSLAVGEQTELSVSASDGDGDALRYQWSASCLGTWENPNMSTARFSPTALPAHSCNNCQVQVEVSDERGGHATATLALCVSPASPLSLPPIIVRSYQSALTATPSQLLVFEVVASDLTNSLLSFAWSSPVGALGQSEDSATRSRVTWTAPTCVPDGGTAPVTATVTNGVGLTATRTFTITGLASCALSGTWTATSSPSQARYWHTATTLSSGKVLVTGGGLWTGSLLETAEMYDPETGTWMATGAMSIPRVSHTATLLQSGKVLVTGGYSDTYQATAELYDPATGTWTSTGTMNHARGGHTATLLPSGKVLVVGGYSTDYAATAEVYDPATGTWTATNSMHDARSDHTATLLFSGKVLVTGGEPFHSSAELYDPNTGTWTPTGSMTQSREDHIATLLPSGKVLVLGGSTTSAATEVYDPDSGTWVTTGSMSVPRYQTAVTLLLSGKVLVAGGRSINGAHASAELYDPAVGTWELTSSMQTSRYSHSLTLLPTGKVLLSGGVIFSSAELYAP; encoded by the coding sequence GTGTCCACGCGCCACACCCTCTCCGCCAATGACATCTCACGCGTGACCGTCACTTCCTCCGCAGCGGACATGCCCTCCATCGTCACCGAGCTGGTGAAAACGAATGGGGTGTGGGGAGGAGTCGTCGGCAACATCCCGGCTGGTACCGGCCGCGCATTCCTGGCCCAGGCCTTCGGGCCAGCAGACACTCTGCTCTATGAGGGACATTCCACAGGTGTCACCATCGGGGCATCGGAGATGTCACTCATCACCCTCACTCTTCACGAGAGCGCCGCCGAAGAGCCCTACACGAACGAGGCTCCGCTGATTGACTCAATGGTGGCCTCGCCTCTGGTCGTAGCCCCCGGCGAGAGTGTGTCATTGATGGCAAGCGCGCATGATCCCAACCAGAGCGACTCCCTGGAGTACGAGTGGACAGCACCGTCAGGCATCTTCTCCGCGCCCACCCAGGCCAGCACCACCTGGAACGCTCCGGCCACCTTGGGTCCAGTGCAGCTCGCGCTCACTGTGATCGACTCGCACGGAGCTGCCACCTCGGTGTCCTTCACGGTGAACGTCTCTGCCGGGCAAGGCGACGTGATTCTGGACGTGCGCTTCAACAACCGCCCCGTTGTGACGAACCTCTCCTCATCTCAGTCCTCTTTGGCTGTAGGCGAGCAGACGGAACTCTCCGTCTCCGCCTCGGATGGTGACGGAGATGCACTCCGCTACCAGTGGAGCGCCTCCTGCCTGGGCACGTGGGAGAACCCAAATATGTCCACGGCCCGCTTCTCTCCCACTGCACTGCCCGCTCACTCCTGCAACAACTGCCAAGTGCAGGTGGAGGTCTCCGACGAGCGCGGCGGCCATGCGACCGCCACCCTGGCCTTGTGCGTGTCTCCGGCGTCCCCCCTCTCCTTGCCTCCCATCATCGTGCGCTCCTATCAGTCCGCACTCACGGCGACGCCCTCTCAGCTCCTCGTCTTCGAGGTGGTAGCCAGCGACCTGACGAACAGCCTGCTCTCTTTCGCCTGGAGTTCCCCTGTGGGCGCGCTGGGCCAGTCTGAGGACTCGGCCACCAGAAGCCGTGTCACGTGGACAGCGCCCACCTGCGTGCCAGACGGCGGCACCGCCCCTGTCACTGCTACCGTCACCAACGGCGTTGGTTTGACCGCCACCCGCACCTTTACCATTACCGGACTGGCTTCCTGCGCCCTGTCCGGCACCTGGACTGCCACCTCTTCCCCTTCCCAGGCTCGGTACTGGCACACCGCGACGACCTTGTCCTCTGGCAAGGTGCTCGTGACTGGCGGAGGGCTTTGGACCGGCTCACTCCTGGAGACAGCGGAGATGTACGATCCGGAAACTGGCACATGGATGGCCACGGGCGCGATGAGCATCCCCCGCGTGAGTCACACAGCGACGCTCCTGCAATCTGGAAAGGTCCTTGTCACCGGAGGGTACTCGGACACCTATCAGGCAACGGCGGAGCTGTATGACCCTGCCACGGGAACCTGGACGTCGACCGGCACCATGAACCATGCGCGTGGTGGCCACACCGCGACGCTGCTGCCCTCTGGAAAAGTGCTGGTGGTGGGAGGGTACTCGACCGACTACGCAGCAACCGCGGAGGTGTATGACCCGGCTACGGGAACCTGGACCGCCACGAACTCCATGCACGATGCCCGCAGTGACCATACCGCGACGCTTCTGTTCTCCGGCAAGGTGCTCGTGACTGGCGGAGAGCCCTTCCATTCCTCGGCGGAGTTGTACGACCCGAACACGGGTACCTGGACGCCCACCGGCTCCATGACTCAGTCTCGCGAGGACCACATTGCCACGCTGCTGCCCTCCGGCAAGGTGCTCGTCCTTGGCGGATCGACCACCTCGGCAGCGACAGAGGTGTACGACCCGGATAGCGGCACTTGGGTCACCACCGGCTCCATGAGTGTCCCCCGCTACCAGACCGCCGTGACGCTGCTGCTCTCGGGCAAGGTGCTCGTCGCCGGAGGCCGCTCCATCAACGGGGCCCATGCCTCGGCGGAGCTGTACGATCCTGCAGTGGGAACCTGGGAGCTCACGAGTTCCATGCAAACGAGTCGCTATTCGCACAGCCTGACTCTGCTGCCCACCGGCAAGGTGCTCCTCTCGGGAGGCGTCATCTTCAGCTCTGCGGAGCTCTATGCTCCCTAA